The Sesamum indicum cultivar Zhongzhi No. 13 linkage group LG6, S_indicum_v1.0, whole genome shotgun sequence genome has a segment encoding these proteins:
- the LOC105164603 gene encoding uncharacterized protein LOC105164603: MPTRVMSKVEVEAAGGYVCGMPAVDEIYSGDQRVLMGKKVVFQQGGVNGLVKNSWTKTISCSDESSSIGKNSDVSESSLERSGDGEEVQSCYKGPLDAMETLEQVLPIRRGISRFYNGKSKSFASLAGASSSSSIKDLAKPENAYMRKRRNLLAWDKTRSSPLRGNGGGISKRITSSGKTTFALAVAMCNSEGKKQAGECNSAGTLPVPSSRTDFTSWRSFSLADLQQCVSVAISNSNELATK; encoded by the exons ATGCCTACAAGGGTTATGAGCAAGGTTGAGGTTGAAGCTGCGGGTGGATATGTGTGTGGGATGCCAGCTGTTGATGAGATTTACAGTGGAGATCAGAGGGTTTTGATGGGGAAAAAAGTTGTATTTCAGCAAGGAGGAGTCAATGGTTTGGTGAAGAATTCATGGACTAAGACTATTTCTTGTTCGGATGAATCATCTTCTATAGGGAAAAACAGTGATGTTTCTGAGAGTTCATTGGAGAGATCGGGAGATGGTGAAGAGGTTCAAAGCTGCTACAAAGGGCCTTTGGATGCCATGGAAACCTTGGAGCAAGTTTTACCAATCAG GAGGGGGATCTCAAGGTTCTACAACGGCAAATCCAAGTCCTTTGCGAGCTTAGCAGGCGCATCTTCTTCATCCTCCATAAAAGACCTCGCCAAGCCAGAGAATGCGTACATGAGGAAACGCAGAAATCTGCTCGCCTGGGACAAGACAAGAAGCTCTCCCCTGAGAGGCAACGGTGGTGGCATATCGAAGAGGATCACCAGCTCCGGCAAAACAACATTTGCTTTGGCAGTCGCCATGTGCAACTCTGAAGGTAAAAAGCAAGCTGGGGAATGCAATTCTGCCGGAACGTTGCCAGTGCCTTCTTCTAGGACGGATTTCACCTCCTGGAGATCATTTTCTTTGGCTGATTTGCAGCAGTGTGTTTCCGTTGCTATTTCAAATTCGAACGAGTTAGCCACAAAGTGA
- the LOC105164602 gene encoding myosin-15 isoform X1: MTLRKGSKVWVEDKDSAWVAAEVVDFLGKQVQLLTVSGKKVLAVAEKLLPRDAESDLGGVDDMTKLTYLNEPGVLDNLQRRYALNEIYTYTGSILIAVNPFTKLPHLYNMHMMEQYKGAPFGELSPHVFAVADASYRAMMSEGCSQSILVSGESGAGKTETTKLIMQYLTYVGGRAAGDDRTVEQQVLESNPLLEAFGNARTVRNDNSSRFGKFVEIQFDSNGRISGAAIRTYLLERSRVVQITDPERNYHCFYQLCASGTDAETYKLGHPSNFHYLNQSKTYELDGVSNAEEYVKTRRAMDIVGISDNEQEAIFRTLAGILHLGNVEFSPGREHDSSVIKDQKANFHLQMAANLFRCDVNLLLATLTTRSIQTYEGIIVKALDCNAAVAGRDALAKTVYARLFDWLVEKINRSVGQDRDSKIQIGVLDIYGFECFKLNSFEQFCINFANEKLQQHFNEHVFKMEQEEYQREEINWSYIEFIDNQDVLDLIEKKPIGIIALLDEACMFPKSTHETFSNKLFQNFRAHPRLEKAKFSETDFTISHYAGKVNYQTETFLDKNRDYVVVEHCNLLASSRCPFISGLFPPLPEESSRSSYKFSSVASRFKQQLQALMETLSSTEPHYIRCVKPNSLNRPQRFENQSILHQLRCGGVLEAVRISLAGYPTRKTYHEFVNRFGIIALDIMYGSYDDKTMTEKILQRLKLGNFQLGKTKVFLRAGQIAILDSRRAEVLDSAAKRIQGRLRTYLARRAYVMMRVAAISLQACCRGYLARNKFAEMRETAAAIVIQKYLRGWFFRHAYMQLRLASVLVQSSIRGFSTRRKFLYRKEDRAATLIQARWRMFKIRSIYRNRQSKIIAIQCLWRQKLAKRELRRLKKEANEAGALRLAKSKLEKQLEDLTWRLHLEKKIRVSNEEAKLVEISKLQKTVESLTLELEAAKLATLNEFNKNMVLERQLELSAKEKSALERDVVSLTELRNENALLKSSLNALAEKNSMLESELAQTKEDASSTIAKLQQVEKSCLQLQMSLRSMEEKLSNLEAENHILRQKTLNVSPRSNRAGFVKPLLDKFSGALVLSSADQKSYESPTPSKFIAPLSQGFSDSRRTKSGIERHQGNLEILSRCIKENLGFKDGKPIAACVIYKCLLHWHAFESERTAMFDFIIESINDVLKEGDEDATLPYWLSNASALLCLLQRNLRSNGFVTAGSQRSAGSTGLNGRLVQGPKSSFKYLGLEDGLSHMEAKYPALLFKQQLTACVEKIFGLIRDNLKKEISPLLGQCIQAPRNQRVHGGKSSRSPGGVSQQSPSSEWDSILKFLDSLMSRLRGNHVPSFFIRKLTTQVFAFINIQLFNSLLLRRECCSFSNGEYVKSGLAELEKWIVNATEEFAGTSWHELNYIRQAVGFLVIHQKRKKSLEEIRQDLCPKLTVRQIYRISTMYWDDKYGTQSVSNEVVSQMREIVNKDSQNLSSSNSFLLDDDLSIPFSTEDVYMAIPALNPSDVELPQFFSEYPSAQLLLQDQK; encoded by the exons atgACACTTCGGAAGGGCTCCAAAGTGTGGGTGGAAGACAAAGATTCGGCATGGGTTGCAGCAGAGGTGGTTGATTTTTTGGGTAAACAAGTTCAACTCCTCACTGTCTCCGGCAAGAAG GTGTTGGCGGTGGCGGAGAAATTGTTACCACGTGATGCTGAGTCGGACTTGGGAGGCGTGGATGACATGACCAAATTGACTTATTTGAATGAGCCTGGTGTTCTTGATAATCTTCAGAGAAGATATGCTCTCAACGAAATATAT ACATACACAGGAAGTATTTTGATTGCTGTTAACCCATTTACAAAGCTTCCTCATCTATATAATATGCACATGATGGAGCAGTATAAGGGGGCTCCATTTGGTGAATTGAGCCCCCATGTCTTCGCTGTGGCTGATGCATCTTACAG AGCAATGATGAGTGAGGGTTGTAGTCAGTCTATTCTGGTTAGTGGAGAAAGTGGCGCTGGAAAAACTGAGacaacaaaattgataatgcAGTATCTAACTTATGTTGGTGGTCGTGCTGCCGGTGATGATAGAACAGTTGAACAGCAAGTTCTGGAG tcAAACCCACTTTTGGAGGCATTTGGCAATGCAAGAACTGTTAGGAATGATAATTCAAG TCGCTTTGGCAAGTTTGTTGAGATCCAGTTTGATTCAAATGGAAGAATTTCAGGCGCTGCAATCAGAACATACCTTCTGGAGCGTTCGCGCGTTGTACAAATAACTGACCCCGAGAGAAATTACCACTGTTTCTATCAGTTGTGTGCATCTGGCACG gaTGCAGAAACGTACAAGCTAGGTCATCCTAGCAACTTCCATTACTTGAATCAGAGCAAGACTTATGAGTTAGATGGAGTAAGTAATGCCGAAGAATATGTGAAGACAAGAAGGGCAATGGATATTGTTGGGATTAGTGATAATGAACAg GAAGCCATATTTCGAACCTTGGCTGGTATCTTACATCTTGGAAATGTAGAATTTTCTCCGGGTAGAGAGCATGATTCATCAGTTATCAAGGATCAGAAGGctaattttcatttgcagATGGCTGCCAATCTTTTCAG GTGTGATGTTAATCTTTTGCTAGCCACACTTACAACGCGGTCTATCCAAACTTATGAAGGGATAATTGTCAAAGCGCTGGATTGTAATGCAGCTGTAGCCGGTCGGGATGCTTTAGCCAAGACAGTTTATGCTAGGCTGTTTGACTG GCTTGTAGAAAAGATTAACCGATCTGTTGGACAAGATCGTGATTCTAAGATACAAATTGGAGTGCTCGACATTTATGGATTTGAATGCTTTAAGTTGAATAG TTTTGAGcaattttgcatcaatttcGCAAATGAGAAGCTCCAGCAACATTTTAATGAG CATGTGTTTAAGATGGAGCAGGAGGAATATCAAAGAGAAGAAATCAATTGGAgctatattgaatttattgacaACCAAGATGTTTTAGACTTGATTGAGAAG AAACCCATTGGAATAATTGCTCTTTTGGATGAAGCTTG CATGTTTCCGAAATCAACACACGAAACTTTTTCAAACAAGCTATTTCAGAATTTCCGAGCTCACCCACGATTGGAGAAAGCAAAATTTTCTGAAACAGATTTTACGATTTCTCACTATGCTGGCAAG GTGAACTATCAGACAGAGACATTTTTAGACAAAAATCGAGATTATGTTGTGGTTGAACATTGCAATTTATTAGCGTCTTCCAGATGCCCTTTTATCTCTGGCCTCTTTCCACCTCTACCAGAAGAATCATCTCGATCATCATACAAGTTTTCATCAGTGGCCTCTCGGTTTAAG CAACAACTTCAAGCTCTTATGGAAACCCTCAGCTCAACAGAGCCTCACTACATTCGATGTGTCAAGCCAAACTCACTAAATAGGCCACAGAGGTTCGAGAATCAGAGCATCCTGCATCAGTTGCGTTGTGGG GGTGTTTTGGAGGCTGTTCGCATAAGTTTGGCAGGCTACCCTACTCGGAAGACTTACCATGAGTTTGTTAATCGATTTGGGATAATTGCCTTGGATATTATGTATGGAAG TTATGATGATAAAACCATGACTGAGAAAATATTGCAGAGATTAAAGCTCGGGAACTTTCAG CTAGGAAAGACCAAAGTTTTCCTTAGGGCTGGTCAGATTGCTATATTAGACTCACGTCGAGCTGAAGTTCTGGATTCTGCAGCCAAGCGCATTCAGGGTCGTCTCCGGACATATCTGGCCCGCAGGGCCTATGTTATGATGCGTGTTGCTGCAATTTCTCTGCAAGCATGTTGTAGAG GCTATCTTGCTCGGAATAAATTCGCGGAGATGCGTGAGACCGCTGCAGCCATTGTAATTCAGAAATATCTTCGAGGTTGGTTTTTCAGGCATGCATATATGCAACTCCGATTGGCCTCTGTACTCGTACAATCTAGCATCCGTGGTTTCTCTACACGCCGGAAGTTTTTATATAGAAAGGAAGACAGAGCTGCCACTCTCATTCAG GCTCGTTGGAGGATGTTCAAGATCCGCTCTATCTATCGTAATCGTCAATCTAAGATTATTGCAATACAATGTCTCTGGAGGCAGAAGTTGGCGAAAAGAGAGCTTAGGAGACTTAAGAAG GAGGCTAATGAGGCTGGTGCCTTGCGTCTAGCAAAAAGCAAGCTTGAAAAGCAGTTGGAGGATCTTACATGGCGATTACATCTAGAGAAAAAAATACGG GTTTCTAATGAAGAGGCcaaattagttgaaatatCAAAGCTTCAAAAGACTGTGGAGTCTCTGACATTGGAGCTAGAGGCAGCCAAACTTGCAACTCTGAATGAGTTCAATAAGAACATGGTGCTAGAAAGACAGCTTGAATTATCAGCAAAGGaaaaatctgcattggaaagAGATGTTGTTTCTTTGACTGAACTGAGGAATGAAAATGCACTTTTGAAG AGTTCCCTTAATGCACTAGCAGAGAAAAATTCCATGCTGGAGAGTGAACTTGCACAAACTAAAGAAGACGCAAGTAGTACTATTGCGAAATTGCAGCAAGTCGAGAAATCTTGTTTGCAACTACAAATGAGTTTGCGGAG TATGGAAGAGAAACTGTCAAATCTAGAGGCTGAAAATCATATCCTGCGGCAGAAAACATTGAATGTTTCTCCTAGGAGCAATAGAGCTGGATTTGTTAAACCTCTCCTTGAT AAGTTCTCTGGTGCACTTGTTCTTTCTTCTGCTGACCAGAAATCTTAT GAATCACCTACTCCATCCAAATTCATTGCTCCGCTATCACAAGGCTTTTCTGATTCCCGCAGAACAAAGTCGGGGATTGAAAGGCATCAG GGAAACCTAGAAATACTTTCACGCTgcattaaagaaaatttgggcTTCAAAGATGGCAAACCAATAGCTGCTTGTGTCATCTACAAATGCCTTCTTCACTGGCATGCGTTTGAATCCGAGAGAACTGCTATGTTTGACTTCATAATTGAAAGCATAAACGATGTATTGAAG GAGGGAGATGAGGATGCTACTCTGCCTTACTGGTTATCTAATGCATCTGCACTTTTGTGTCTTCTCCAAAGAAATCTGCGGTCCAATGGGTTCGTAACTGCTGGTTCTCAGCGTTCTGCAGGTTCTACAGGGTTGAATGGCAGGCTTGTGCAA GGACCAAAGTCGTCTTTCAAATATCTTGGTCTGGAGGATGGTTTGTCCCATATGGAAGCTAAATATCCGGCTCTGTTGTTCAAACAACAATTGACGGCTTGTGTAGAGAAGATATTTGGTTTGATCCGGGataatttgaagaaagaaatttctCCACTATTGGGACAATGCATTCAG GCACCAAGAAACCAACGAGTTCATGGTGGGAAGTCATCTAGATCACCTGGTGGTGTTTCTCAACAATCACCAAGTTCTGAGTGGGATAGCATcctcaaattcttggattcGCTAATGAGTCGATTACGGGGAAATCAT GttccttcatttttcattcgGAAGCTCACTACGCAGGTTTTCGCCTTCAtcaatatacaattatttaacAG TCTTCTGCTTCGACGTGAATGCTGCTCATTTTCAAATGGTGAATACGTCAAATCTGGTCTGGCTGAATTGGAAAAATGGATAGTCAATGCAACTGAAGAG TTTGCAGGAACCTCTTGGCATGAGCTAAATTACATTAGACAGGCTGTTGGATTTTTG GTAATACatcaaaagaggaaaaaatctTTAGAAGAGATAAGACAAGATCTCTGTCCG AAATTGACTGTAAGGCAAATCTACCGGATAAGCACAATGTATTGGGATGATAAGTATGGGACCCAGAGTGTGTCAAATGAG GTTGTGTCTCAGATGAGGGAGATTGTAAATAAGGATTCCCAGAATTTATCCTCATCAAATTCATTCTTATTGGATGATGACCTTAG CATTCCATTCTCCACTGAAGATGTATATATGGCAATTCCTGCGCTCAATCCTTCAGATGTAGAGCTTCCGCAATTCTTTTCTGAATACCCTTCTGCACAGTTACTGCTGCAGGATCAGAAGTGA
- the LOC105164602 gene encoding myosin-15 isoform X2, with the protein MTLRKGSKVWVEDKDSAWVAAEVVDFLGKQVQLLTVSGKKVLAVAEKLLPRDAESDLGGVDDMTKLTYLNEPGVLDNLQRRYALNEIYTYTGSILIAVNPFTKLPHLYNMHMMEQYKGAPFGELSPHVFAVADASYRAMMSEGCSQSILVSGESGAGKTETTKLIMQYLTYVGGRAAGDDRTVEQQVLESNPLLEAFGNARTVRNDNSSRFGKFVEIQFDSNGRISGAAIRTYLLERSRVVQITDPERNYHCFYQLCASGTDAETYKLGHPSNFHYLNQSKTYELDGVSNAEEYVKTRRAMDIVGISDNEQEAIFRTLAGILHLGNVEFSPGREHDSSVIKDQKANFHLQMAANLFRCDVNLLLATLTTRSIQTYEGIIVKALDCNAAVAGRDALAKTVYARLFDWLVEKINRSVGQDRDSKIQIGVLDIYGFECFKLNSFEQFCINFANEKLQQHFNEHVFKMEQEEYQREEINWSYIEFIDNQDVLDLIEKKPIGIIALLDEACMFPKSTHETFSNKLFQNFRAHPRLEKAKFSETDFTISHYAGKVNYQTETFLDKNRDYVVVEHCNLLASSRCPFISGLFPPLPEESSRSSYKFSSVASRFKQQLQALMETLSSTEPHYIRCVKPNSLNRPQRFENQSILHQLRCGGVLEAVRISLAGYPTRKTYHEFVNRFGIIALDIMYGSYDDKTMTEKILQRLKLGNFQLGKTKVFLRAGQIAILDSRRAEVLDSAAKRIQGRLRTYLARRAYVMMRVAAISLQACCRGYLARNKFAEMRETAAAIVIQKYLRGWFFRHAYMQLRLASVLVQSSIRGFSTRRKFLYRKEDRAATLIQARWRMFKIRSIYRNRQSKIIAIQCLWRQKLAKRELRRLKKEANEAGALRLAKSKLEKQLEDLTWRLHLEKKIRVSNEEAKLVEISKLQKTVESLTLELEAAKLATLNEFNKNMVLERQLELSAKEKSALERDVVSLTELRNENALLKSSLNALAEKNSMLESELAQTKEDASSTIAKLQQVEKSCLQLQMSLRSMEEKLSNLEAENHILRQKTLNVSPRSNRAGFVKPLLDFSGALVLSSADQKSYESPTPSKFIAPLSQGFSDSRRTKSGIERHQGNLEILSRCIKENLGFKDGKPIAACVIYKCLLHWHAFESERTAMFDFIIESINDVLKEGDEDATLPYWLSNASALLCLLQRNLRSNGFVTAGSQRSAGSTGLNGRLVQGPKSSFKYLGLEDGLSHMEAKYPALLFKQQLTACVEKIFGLIRDNLKKEISPLLGQCIQAPRNQRVHGGKSSRSPGGVSQQSPSSEWDSILKFLDSLMSRLRGNHVPSFFIRKLTTQVFAFINIQLFNSLLLRRECCSFSNGEYVKSGLAELEKWIVNATEEFAGTSWHELNYIRQAVGFLVIHQKRKKSLEEIRQDLCPKLTVRQIYRISTMYWDDKYGTQSVSNEVVSQMREIVNKDSQNLSSSNSFLLDDDLSIPFSTEDVYMAIPALNPSDVELPQFFSEYPSAQLLLQDQK; encoded by the exons atgACACTTCGGAAGGGCTCCAAAGTGTGGGTGGAAGACAAAGATTCGGCATGGGTTGCAGCAGAGGTGGTTGATTTTTTGGGTAAACAAGTTCAACTCCTCACTGTCTCCGGCAAGAAG GTGTTGGCGGTGGCGGAGAAATTGTTACCACGTGATGCTGAGTCGGACTTGGGAGGCGTGGATGACATGACCAAATTGACTTATTTGAATGAGCCTGGTGTTCTTGATAATCTTCAGAGAAGATATGCTCTCAACGAAATATAT ACATACACAGGAAGTATTTTGATTGCTGTTAACCCATTTACAAAGCTTCCTCATCTATATAATATGCACATGATGGAGCAGTATAAGGGGGCTCCATTTGGTGAATTGAGCCCCCATGTCTTCGCTGTGGCTGATGCATCTTACAG AGCAATGATGAGTGAGGGTTGTAGTCAGTCTATTCTGGTTAGTGGAGAAAGTGGCGCTGGAAAAACTGAGacaacaaaattgataatgcAGTATCTAACTTATGTTGGTGGTCGTGCTGCCGGTGATGATAGAACAGTTGAACAGCAAGTTCTGGAG tcAAACCCACTTTTGGAGGCATTTGGCAATGCAAGAACTGTTAGGAATGATAATTCAAG TCGCTTTGGCAAGTTTGTTGAGATCCAGTTTGATTCAAATGGAAGAATTTCAGGCGCTGCAATCAGAACATACCTTCTGGAGCGTTCGCGCGTTGTACAAATAACTGACCCCGAGAGAAATTACCACTGTTTCTATCAGTTGTGTGCATCTGGCACG gaTGCAGAAACGTACAAGCTAGGTCATCCTAGCAACTTCCATTACTTGAATCAGAGCAAGACTTATGAGTTAGATGGAGTAAGTAATGCCGAAGAATATGTGAAGACAAGAAGGGCAATGGATATTGTTGGGATTAGTGATAATGAACAg GAAGCCATATTTCGAACCTTGGCTGGTATCTTACATCTTGGAAATGTAGAATTTTCTCCGGGTAGAGAGCATGATTCATCAGTTATCAAGGATCAGAAGGctaattttcatttgcagATGGCTGCCAATCTTTTCAG GTGTGATGTTAATCTTTTGCTAGCCACACTTACAACGCGGTCTATCCAAACTTATGAAGGGATAATTGTCAAAGCGCTGGATTGTAATGCAGCTGTAGCCGGTCGGGATGCTTTAGCCAAGACAGTTTATGCTAGGCTGTTTGACTG GCTTGTAGAAAAGATTAACCGATCTGTTGGACAAGATCGTGATTCTAAGATACAAATTGGAGTGCTCGACATTTATGGATTTGAATGCTTTAAGTTGAATAG TTTTGAGcaattttgcatcaatttcGCAAATGAGAAGCTCCAGCAACATTTTAATGAG CATGTGTTTAAGATGGAGCAGGAGGAATATCAAAGAGAAGAAATCAATTGGAgctatattgaatttattgacaACCAAGATGTTTTAGACTTGATTGAGAAG AAACCCATTGGAATAATTGCTCTTTTGGATGAAGCTTG CATGTTTCCGAAATCAACACACGAAACTTTTTCAAACAAGCTATTTCAGAATTTCCGAGCTCACCCACGATTGGAGAAAGCAAAATTTTCTGAAACAGATTTTACGATTTCTCACTATGCTGGCAAG GTGAACTATCAGACAGAGACATTTTTAGACAAAAATCGAGATTATGTTGTGGTTGAACATTGCAATTTATTAGCGTCTTCCAGATGCCCTTTTATCTCTGGCCTCTTTCCACCTCTACCAGAAGAATCATCTCGATCATCATACAAGTTTTCATCAGTGGCCTCTCGGTTTAAG CAACAACTTCAAGCTCTTATGGAAACCCTCAGCTCAACAGAGCCTCACTACATTCGATGTGTCAAGCCAAACTCACTAAATAGGCCACAGAGGTTCGAGAATCAGAGCATCCTGCATCAGTTGCGTTGTGGG GGTGTTTTGGAGGCTGTTCGCATAAGTTTGGCAGGCTACCCTACTCGGAAGACTTACCATGAGTTTGTTAATCGATTTGGGATAATTGCCTTGGATATTATGTATGGAAG TTATGATGATAAAACCATGACTGAGAAAATATTGCAGAGATTAAAGCTCGGGAACTTTCAG CTAGGAAAGACCAAAGTTTTCCTTAGGGCTGGTCAGATTGCTATATTAGACTCACGTCGAGCTGAAGTTCTGGATTCTGCAGCCAAGCGCATTCAGGGTCGTCTCCGGACATATCTGGCCCGCAGGGCCTATGTTATGATGCGTGTTGCTGCAATTTCTCTGCAAGCATGTTGTAGAG GCTATCTTGCTCGGAATAAATTCGCGGAGATGCGTGAGACCGCTGCAGCCATTGTAATTCAGAAATATCTTCGAGGTTGGTTTTTCAGGCATGCATATATGCAACTCCGATTGGCCTCTGTACTCGTACAATCTAGCATCCGTGGTTTCTCTACACGCCGGAAGTTTTTATATAGAAAGGAAGACAGAGCTGCCACTCTCATTCAG GCTCGTTGGAGGATGTTCAAGATCCGCTCTATCTATCGTAATCGTCAATCTAAGATTATTGCAATACAATGTCTCTGGAGGCAGAAGTTGGCGAAAAGAGAGCTTAGGAGACTTAAGAAG GAGGCTAATGAGGCTGGTGCCTTGCGTCTAGCAAAAAGCAAGCTTGAAAAGCAGTTGGAGGATCTTACATGGCGATTACATCTAGAGAAAAAAATACGG GTTTCTAATGAAGAGGCcaaattagttgaaatatCAAAGCTTCAAAAGACTGTGGAGTCTCTGACATTGGAGCTAGAGGCAGCCAAACTTGCAACTCTGAATGAGTTCAATAAGAACATGGTGCTAGAAAGACAGCTTGAATTATCAGCAAAGGaaaaatctgcattggaaagAGATGTTGTTTCTTTGACTGAACTGAGGAATGAAAATGCACTTTTGAAG AGTTCCCTTAATGCACTAGCAGAGAAAAATTCCATGCTGGAGAGTGAACTTGCACAAACTAAAGAAGACGCAAGTAGTACTATTGCGAAATTGCAGCAAGTCGAGAAATCTTGTTTGCAACTACAAATGAGTTTGCGGAG TATGGAAGAGAAACTGTCAAATCTAGAGGCTGAAAATCATATCCTGCGGCAGAAAACATTGAATGTTTCTCCTAGGAGCAATAGAGCTGGATTTGTTAAACCTCTCCTTGAT TTCTCTGGTGCACTTGTTCTTTCTTCTGCTGACCAGAAATCTTAT GAATCACCTACTCCATCCAAATTCATTGCTCCGCTATCACAAGGCTTTTCTGATTCCCGCAGAACAAAGTCGGGGATTGAAAGGCATCAG GGAAACCTAGAAATACTTTCACGCTgcattaaagaaaatttgggcTTCAAAGATGGCAAACCAATAGCTGCTTGTGTCATCTACAAATGCCTTCTTCACTGGCATGCGTTTGAATCCGAGAGAACTGCTATGTTTGACTTCATAATTGAAAGCATAAACGATGTATTGAAG GAGGGAGATGAGGATGCTACTCTGCCTTACTGGTTATCTAATGCATCTGCACTTTTGTGTCTTCTCCAAAGAAATCTGCGGTCCAATGGGTTCGTAACTGCTGGTTCTCAGCGTTCTGCAGGTTCTACAGGGTTGAATGGCAGGCTTGTGCAA GGACCAAAGTCGTCTTTCAAATATCTTGGTCTGGAGGATGGTTTGTCCCATATGGAAGCTAAATATCCGGCTCTGTTGTTCAAACAACAATTGACGGCTTGTGTAGAGAAGATATTTGGTTTGATCCGGGataatttgaagaaagaaatttctCCACTATTGGGACAATGCATTCAG GCACCAAGAAACCAACGAGTTCATGGTGGGAAGTCATCTAGATCACCTGGTGGTGTTTCTCAACAATCACCAAGTTCTGAGTGGGATAGCATcctcaaattcttggattcGCTAATGAGTCGATTACGGGGAAATCAT GttccttcatttttcattcgGAAGCTCACTACGCAGGTTTTCGCCTTCAtcaatatacaattatttaacAG TCTTCTGCTTCGACGTGAATGCTGCTCATTTTCAAATGGTGAATACGTCAAATCTGGTCTGGCTGAATTGGAAAAATGGATAGTCAATGCAACTGAAGAG TTTGCAGGAACCTCTTGGCATGAGCTAAATTACATTAGACAGGCTGTTGGATTTTTG GTAATACatcaaaagaggaaaaaatctTTAGAAGAGATAAGACAAGATCTCTGTCCG AAATTGACTGTAAGGCAAATCTACCGGATAAGCACAATGTATTGGGATGATAAGTATGGGACCCAGAGTGTGTCAAATGAG GTTGTGTCTCAGATGAGGGAGATTGTAAATAAGGATTCCCAGAATTTATCCTCATCAAATTCATTCTTATTGGATGATGACCTTAG CATTCCATTCTCCACTGAAGATGTATATATGGCAATTCCTGCGCTCAATCCTTCAGATGTAGAGCTTCCGCAATTCTTTTCTGAATACCCTTCTGCACAGTTACTGCTGCAGGATCAGAAGTGA